A genome region from Sceloporus undulatus isolate JIND9_A2432 ecotype Alabama chromosome 1, SceUnd_v1.1, whole genome shotgun sequence includes the following:
- the MRPL33 gene encoding 39S ribosomal protein L33, mitochondrial isoform X2, whose product MFLTVANLAKSKSKYILVRMLSEAGTGFSFNIRRARLDEKRVMLRYDPFVKQRVLFREHKKIRSL is encoded by the exons ATGTTTCTCACAGTCGCCAATT TGGCCAAGAGCAAGTCCAA GTATATTCTTGTGAGGATGCTGAGTGAAGCAGGAACAGGTTTTTCTTTCAACATAAGAAGAGCACGGCTTGATGAAAAGCGAGTTATGCTGAGATATGATCCTTTTG TTAAACAGCGTGTCCTCTTCAGAGAACATAAAAAGATCCGTTCCCTGTAG